One region of Takifugu flavidus isolate HTHZ2018 chromosome 14, ASM371156v2, whole genome shotgun sequence genomic DNA includes:
- the hrh2b gene encoding histamine receptor H2b: protein MSSTAARCVLLVAFILLTISGNVMVCLAVCRSRRLRRIANCFVVSLAVTDLLLGLLVLPFSATVELRSGNWSLGGVLCNIYISTDVLLCTSSILTLLAISVDRYLAISAPLTYPHRVTRLRAALVLLSIWAWSMAMSFVPIHMGWNTVDFQVQHLDWGVGDEDRDGRYCQFEWNNNYVVLYTLCSFYLPLLLMCGMYLCIFRVAREQVHRIRAATPSFARLSTTAVIAREHKATVTLAAVLGAFVICWFPYFTFFTWTGIKPKRNPPNTIHSVVLWLGYFNSALNPILYPAFNRDFRRAYAELLRYRGLSHIKVPFTFLSVPQRLTCANSKRVPKHLERHISTVIKTAEGETLTLQCKNGILDEPS, encoded by the exons ATGAGCTCCACGGCGGCCCGCTGCGTCTTGCTGGTGGCCTTTATCCTTCTGACCATTAGTGGCAACGTGATGGTTTGTCTGGCCGTGTGTCGCAGTCGTCGGCTTCGGCGCATCGCAAACTGCTTTGTGGTGTCGCTGGCAGTCAcagacctcctgctgggctTGCTCGTGCTGCCTTTTTCAGCCACCGTGGAGCTGCGCAGTGGGAACTGGTCCCTCGGAGGAGTCCTGTGTAACATCTACATCTCAACGGATGTCTTGCTCTGCACGTCCTCCATACTGACCCTGCTGGCGATCAGCGTGGACCGCTACTTAGccatctcagctcctctcacctACCCCCACAGAGTTACCCGTCTGAGGGCGGCACTGGTTCTGCTATCCATTTGGGCCTGGTCAATGGCGATGTCCTTTGTTCCCATCCACATGGGCTGGAACACCGTCGACTTTCAGGTGCAACACTTGGACTGGGGCGTGGGGGATGAAGACAGGGATGGACGTTACTGCCAGTTTGAATGGAATAACAACTACGTTGTTCTTTACACCCTGTGTTCATTCtatctgccactgctgcttaTGTGTGGAATGTATCTTTGCATATTCAGAGTGGCCCGGGAGCAG GTGCACCGTATTCGTGCTGCCACTCCATCTTTTGCTCGCTTGTCAACAACAGCGGTCATAGCACGCGAGCATAAAGCCACAGTGACCCTGGCAGCTGTGCTAGGGGCTTTTGTCATCTGCTGGTTCCCTTACTTCACCTTCTTCACCTGGACAGGcataaaaccaaagagaaaccCACCGAATACAATCCACTCGGTGGTGCTGTGGCTGGGCTACTTTAACTCAGCCCTTAACCCCATCCTGTATCCGGCCTTCAACAGGGATTTCCGGAGGGCTTATGCAGAGCTGCTCCGCTACAGAGGACTCTCGCACATCAAAGTGCCATTTACCTTTTTGTCCGTGCCTCAACGGCTCACATGCGCTAATAGCAAAAGGGTCCCAAAGCATCTTGAGAGGCACATCAGCACAGTAATAAAAAC